One Bos taurus isolate L1 Dominette 01449 registration number 42190680 breed Hereford chromosome 14, ARS-UCD2.0, whole genome shotgun sequence genomic region harbors:
- the MAFA gene encoding transcription factor MafA → MATELAMGAELPSSPLAIEYVNDFDLMKFEVKKEPPEAERFCHRLPPGSLSSTPLSTPCSSVPSSPSFCAPSPGTSGGAGGGGGAAQAGATPGQASGGPGAVGGASGKPALEDLYWMSGYQHHLNPEALNLTPEDAVEALIGSGHHAGHHGAHHPAAAAAYEAFRGQGFAGGGGADDMGAGHHHGTHHAAHHHHHAPHHHHHHHHGGAGHGGGGTTHHVRLEERFSDDQLVSMSVRELNRQLRGFSKEEVIRLKQKRRTLKNRGYAQSCRFKRVQQRHILESEKCQLQSQVEQLKLEVGRLAKERDLYKEKYEKLAGRGGPGGAGGAGFPRESSPPQAGPGGAKGAPDFFL, encoded by the coding sequence ATGGCCACGGAGCTGGCGATGGGCGCCGAGCTGCCCAGCAGCCCGCTGGCCATCGAGTACGTGAACGATTTCGACCTGATGAAGTTCGAGGTGAAGAAGGAGCCGCCCGAGGCCGAGCGCTTTTGCCACCGACTGCCACCCGGCTCGCTGTCCTCGACGCCGCTCAGCACGCCGTGTTCCTCCGTGCCCTCTTCGCCCAGCTTCTGCGCGCCCAGCCCCGGCACCAGCGGCGGCgcggggggcggcggcggcgcggcgcAGGCCGGGGCCACCCCGGGGCAGGCGAGTGGGGGCCCCGGCGCCGTCGGGGGCGCCTCGGGGAAGCCGGCGCTGGAGGATCTGTACTGGATGAGTGGCTATCAGCACCACCTTAACCCCGAGGCCCTCAACCTGACGCCCGAGGACGCGGTGGAGGCGCTCATCGGAAGCGGCCACCACGCTGGGCACCACGGCGCGCACCACCCAGCGGCCGCTGCGGCCTACGAGGCCTTCCGGGGCCAGGGCttcgcgggcggcggcggcgcggacGACATGGGCGCTGGCCACCACCACGGCACCCACCACGccgcccaccaccaccaccacgcgccccaccaccatcaccaccaccaccacggcGGCGCGGGCCACGGCGGCGGCGGCACAACCCACCACGTGCGCTTGGAGGAGCGCTTCTCCGACGACCAGCTGGTGTCCATGTCCGTGCGCGAGCTGAACAGGCAGCTCCGCGGCTTCAGCAAGGAGGAGGTCATCCGGCTGAAGCAGAAGCGGCGCACGCTTAAGAACCGCGGCTACGCGCAGTCGTGCCGCTTCAAGCGGGTGCAGCAGCGGCACATTCTGGAGAGCGAGAAGTGCCAGCTCCAGAGCCAGGTGGAGCAGCTGAAGCTGGAGGTGGGGCGCCTGGCCAAGGAGCGGGACCTGTACAAGGAGAAATACGAGAAGCTGGCCGGCCGGGGCGGCCCCGGGGGCGCGGGCGGGGCCGGCTTCCCGCGGGAGTCCTCGCCGCCGCAGGCCGGGCCCGGCGGGGCCAAGGGCGCGCCCGACTTCTTCCTGTGA